In the genome of Candidatus Reidiella endopervernicosa, one region contains:
- a CDS encoding rhomboid family intramembrane serine protease, producing the protein MGFTARTYLLVLTGLTQAEFFFLDGINSSLISHGFMHGSLSHLIGNMFYLWLFGNAICSRVNNPSYPAIYILLIIVAGLTHLIYDGDPAIGASGAVNGVMGMYLFLYPASKIKCVWTFRMHLERHSLFPHSG; encoded by the coding sequence ATGGGATTCACAGCAAGAACCTATTTGCTTGTTCTGACAGGCTTAACCCAAGCCGAATTTTTCTTTCTCGATGGTATTAATTCCAGCCTGATTAGCCATGGCTTTATGCATGGCTCACTATCACACCTCATTGGCAACATGTTCTACCTCTGGTTATTCGGCAATGCCATATGCTCCAGAGTTAATAACCCAAGCTATCCAGCTATCTATATTCTCCTAATTATTGTCGCCGGCCTCACACACCTAATTTACGATGGAGATCCAGCAATAGGCGCAAGCGGTGCCGTCAATGGAGTTATGGGCATGTACTTATTTCTATACCCGGCCTCTAAGATCAAATGCGTATGGACCTTCCGTATGCATTTGGAAAGACATTCTCTGTTTCCGCATTCTGGCTAA
- a CDS encoding sulfite oxidase heme-binding subunit YedZ: MSETLFTANNRFSVKIGVMKSVVIKPLLFLLCLLPLAMIAWSGWQGGLGANPIEALSHRTGDWALRFLLITLAVTPLVKLFGWSWLMRLRRILGLFCFFYATLHMANYVVLDQFFAWSEIIADVIKRPYITVGLATYLLLLPLAVTSTNAMMRRLGKRWKQLHSLIYPASMLAVIHFLWLVKADLREPMIYGMILLLLLGYRLIFRQQKKL, from the coding sequence ATGTCTGAAACTCTATTCACCGCAAACAACAGGTTCAGCGTTAAGATCGGTGTGATGAAAAGTGTCGTGATCAAACCGCTGCTGTTTCTTCTCTGTCTGCTGCCGCTGGCGATGATTGCCTGGAGTGGTTGGCAGGGAGGATTGGGTGCCAACCCGATTGAGGCGCTGAGTCACCGCACGGGTGACTGGGCGTTACGTTTTTTACTGATTACCCTCGCAGTGACTCCGCTTGTAAAACTCTTCGGCTGGTCGTGGTTGATGCGGCTGCGGCGTATTTTGGGTCTGTTCTGTTTCTTCTACGCGACCCTGCACATGGCTAACTACGTGGTACTCGATCAGTTCTTCGCCTGGTCAGAAATCATTGCCGATGTCATTAAACGCCCCTACATCACCGTTGGTCTGGCTACCTACCTGTTACTGTTGCCACTTGCGGTTACCTCCACCAATGCGATGATGCGTCGCCTTGGCAAACGCTGGAAGCAGCTGCACAGTCTCATCTACCCAGCGTCGATGCTGGCCGTGATCCACTTTCTCTGGTTGGTAAAGGCCGATCTTCGTGAGCCGATGATCTATGGGATGATTCTGCTGCTACTGCTGGGTTACCGTCTGATTTTCCGGCAACAAAAAAAGTTGTAA
- the fabA gene encoding 3-hydroxyacyl-[acyl-carrier-protein] dehydratase FabA, producing the protein MSNSELKAEAKNSFSREELLQCGRGELFGPGNAQLPLPPMLMFDRISHISDEGGEYGKGQIVAELDITPDLWFFDCHFQGDPVMPGCLGLDAMWQLVGFFLGWKGGPGRGRALGAGEVKFTGQVVPEGKLVTYKIDLKRVIMRKLYMGIADATMEIDGREIYTAKDLRVGLFTSTENF; encoded by the coding sequence ATGTCCAATAGTGAACTGAAAGCCGAAGCAAAAAATTCATTCAGCCGCGAAGAGCTACTGCAGTGTGGTCGCGGTGAGCTGTTTGGCCCCGGTAATGCGCAGCTGCCGCTGCCACCGATGTTGATGTTTGATCGCATCAGCCACATCAGTGATGAGGGTGGAGAATACGGCAAGGGCCAGATTGTTGCGGAACTCGATATCACCCCCGATCTCTGGTTCTTCGACTGCCACTTCCAGGGAGATCCGGTCATGCCGGGTTGTCTCGGTCTTGATGCCATGTGGCAGCTGGTCGGCTTCTTCCTCGGCTGGAAGGGCGGTCCAGGCCGTGGTCGTGCTCTCGGTGCTGGCGAGGTGAAGTTCACTGGACAGGTTGTCCCAGAAGGCAAGCTGGTCACCTATAAGATCGATCTCAAGCGCGTCATTATGCGCAAACTCTATATGGGCATCGCCGATGCCACCATGGAGATCGATGGCCGCGAGATCTATACTGCCAAGGACCTACGGGTCGGCCTCTTCACCTCGACCGAAAACTTCTAA
- the fabB gene encoding beta-ketoacyl-ACP synthase I: MRRVVVTGLGIVSSIGNNAEEVTDALREGRSGIEFSEQYDEMGFRSRVHGPVKLEPSEMIDRKLMRFMGSAAAYNYIAMQQAIEDAGLSAEEVSNPKVGLIMGSGGGSNANIVQACDTAREKSVKRVGPYMVTRTMGSTTSACLSTAFKIKGVNYSISSACATSAHCIGNAYEQILLGKQDMMFAGGGEELDWTMSVLFDGMGAMSSKYNDAPTTASRPYAATRDGFVIAGGGGTVVLEELEHAKARGAKIYAELVGYGATSDGHDMVAPSGEGAVRCMQQAMETVDGKVDYINAHGTSTPVGDIKELEAMKNVFGDDMPYVSSTKSLTGHALGAAGVNEAIYSLLMQKEGFISASANITELDPAAEGMPIVQERIDDAKLDIVMSNSFGFGGTNSTLVFAKYNG; this comes from the coding sequence GTGAGACGAGTAGTAGTAACTGGGCTGGGCATCGTCTCCAGCATCGGTAACAACGCCGAGGAGGTGACCGACGCGCTGCGCGAGGGTCGCTCCGGTATCGAATTCTCCGAGCAGTACGACGAAATGGGCTTCCGTTCGCGGGTCCACGGTCCGGTCAAACTTGAACCGTCCGAGATGATCGACCGCAAGCTGATGCGTTTCATGGGCAGTGCGGCCGCCTACAACTACATCGCCATGCAGCAGGCGATCGAAGATGCTGGCCTCAGCGCCGAAGAGGTCTCCAATCCCAAGGTTGGCCTGATCATGGGCTCCGGTGGCGGCTCCAACGCCAATATCGTGCAGGCGTGTGATACCGCCCGTGAGAAGAGCGTCAAACGTGTTGGCCCCTACATGGTGACCCGTACCATGGGCAGCACCACCTCAGCCTGTCTCAGTACTGCTTTCAAGATCAAGGGCGTCAACTACTCCATCAGCTCCGCCTGTGCCACCTCGGCGCACTGCATCGGTAACGCCTACGAGCAGATCCTGCTCGGTAAGCAGGATATGATGTTCGCCGGTGGCGGCGAGGAGCTTGACTGGACCATGTCGGTACTCTTTGACGGCATGGGTGCGATGTCCTCCAAGTACAACGATGCACCCACCACCGCTTCACGCCCTTACGCCGCCACCCGCGACGGCTTTGTTATCGCTGGTGGCGGCGGCACGGTGGTACTCGAAGAGCTGGAACACGCCAAGGCGCGCGGCGCGAAAATCTACGCTGAGCTGGTCGGTTACGGTGCTACCTCAGACGGTCACGACATGGTTGCACCATCAGGCGAAGGCGCGGTGCGCTGCATGCAGCAGGCGATGGAGACGGTCGACGGCAAGGTCGACTATATCAACGCCCACGGCACCAGCACACCAGTCGGTGATATCAAGGAGTTGGAGGCGATGAAGAACGTCTTCGGCGACGATATGCCCTACGTCTCCTCCACCAAGTCACTCACCGGTCACGCCCTCGGCGCGGCAGGCGTCAACGAGGCGATCTACTCGCTGCTGATGCAGAAAGAGGGCTTCATCAGCGCCTCGGCCAACATCACCGAACTCGACCCGGCGGCAGAGGGAATGCCGATTGTTCAGGAGCGCATCGACGATGCGAAGCTCGATATCGTGATGTCGAACAGCTTCGGTTTCGGTGGTACCAACTCGACGCTGGTGTTTGCGAAGTACAACGGTTAG
- a CDS encoding GNAT family N-acetyltransferase, giving the protein MSHSKETVPLTITTLCAEATLPLRHQLLRPHQGIEQCRYPGDEEAQTRHFGARYGEQEAGIVSIYHVPCPNFSGQQGWQLRALTTLPELRQRGIGRSLLETAVTYAQAQGADLVWCNARIAALDFYQHNGFITMGEPIEITDIGPHYLMVRQIEPSQ; this is encoded by the coding sequence TTGAGCCACAGTAAAGAGACCGTGCCATTGACCATCACCACCCTCTGCGCAGAGGCGACGTTACCACTGCGACACCAGCTACTGCGCCCTCACCAGGGCATTGAGCAGTGCCGCTATCCAGGCGATGAGGAAGCGCAGACACGCCACTTTGGCGCTCGTTATGGTGAACAGGAGGCGGGCATTGTCTCGATCTATCACGTTCCCTGCCCCAATTTTTCAGGGCAGCAGGGATGGCAGCTCCGCGCCCTGACGACTCTACCCGAGCTGAGGCAACGCGGTATCGGTCGCTCACTGCTTGAAACGGCAGTGACATATGCCCAAGCGCAGGGGGCAGACCTGGTCTGGTGCAACGCCCGCATTGCGGCACTCGATTTCTACCAGCACAACGGCTTTATAACCATGGGTGAGCCGATTGAGATTACCGATATTGGGCCTCACTACTTGATGGTTCGGCAGATCGAACCTTCGCAGTGA
- the rlmKL gene encoding bifunctional 23S rRNA (guanine(2069)-N(7))-methyltransferase RlmK/23S rRNA (guanine(2445)-N(2))-methyltransferase RlmL, with product MTQHSFYATAPRGVEKLLSDELRQLGAIDVEQRRAGAIFKGDLEIAYRVALWSRFANRLLMTLAEFPAPNADALYEGTRSIAWHEHLGAEGTLAVDFTGSAQWINDSRFGALKVKDAVVDVMRDKHGVRPDVDTDRPDLRIHLHIHNDLATISLDLSGESLHRRGYREQGSRAPLKENLAGAILSLAGWPAVAEKGGALVDPMCGSGTFLVEAALMAADIAPGLQRDHFGFLGWLHHDDTLWQRLLGEAEERRVAGLEKLSPIQGSDTDVRAVKAAKGNIARAGLRDHISVSAQRFIYSKPPEGASSGLVIANPPYGERIGDKQKLIGLYREIGTHLGEAYNGWKGALLVADDMLQHSISLKPTRSYPLLNGTIECQLHCYGFLKPGKQVQGGEMFANRLRKNLKHLSRWARKNSVSCYRLYDADLPEYAVAVDLYQEAGDGSQWLHVQEYAPPKTIDKQKAEQRLFEVMQVLYEVMELPPERVVLKVRERAKGGSQYGRRDEKKNYIVVEECGAQFRVNLTDYLDTGLFLDHRITREKVRELARDKRFLNLFAYTGSVTVYAAQGGARSTTTIDLSTTYLEWAKQNMALNGFAEGPHAYVRADCSEWLEDAQGEYGLIFIDPPTFSNSKRMEGVFDVQRDHVALIKRAVGLLEPDGVVLFSNNRRDFKLDKEALADLKIEEITRATIPEDFKRNQKIHHAWLMRRS from the coding sequence ATGACCCAACACTCCTTTTATGCCACCGCCCCGCGCGGTGTCGAAAAACTACTTTCTGATGAGTTGCGCCAACTGGGTGCGATTGATGTCGAGCAACGTCGGGCCGGGGCGATCTTCAAAGGCGATCTGGAGATAGCCTATCGTGTGGCGCTCTGGTCCCGCTTTGCCAACCGTCTGTTGATGACCCTGGCTGAGTTCCCAGCACCAAATGCCGATGCGCTCTACGAGGGGACACGCTCGATTGCCTGGCATGAACACCTCGGTGCTGAGGGTACCCTGGCGGTCGACTTTACCGGCAGTGCACAGTGGATTAACGACAGTCGCTTTGGTGCGTTGAAGGTGAAGGATGCGGTGGTCGATGTGATGCGCGACAAACATGGCGTGCGTCCCGATGTCGATACTGATCGTCCTGATCTGCGTATTCATCTCCATATTCACAATGATCTGGCGACCATCAGCCTCGATCTCTCTGGTGAGAGTCTGCACCGCCGTGGCTACCGGGAGCAGGGTTCGCGTGCCCCGCTGAAGGAGAATCTGGCGGGAGCCATCCTCTCACTGGCGGGGTGGCCAGCGGTCGCCGAGAAGGGAGGAGCGCTGGTTGATCCGATGTGTGGCTCCGGTACCTTCCTGGTTGAGGCGGCACTGATGGCGGCTGATATCGCCCCTGGGTTGCAGCGCGACCATTTCGGTTTTCTCGGTTGGTTACACCACGACGATACCCTCTGGCAGCGCCTGCTTGGTGAGGCCGAAGAGCGTCGTGTAGCGGGTTTGGAGAAGTTGTCACCAATCCAGGGTAGCGATACCGATGTGCGTGCGGTAAAGGCGGCCAAGGGCAACATCGCCCGCGCAGGTCTGCGTGATCACATCAGTGTTAGCGCTCAGCGTTTTATCTATAGCAAACCACCCGAGGGAGCGAGCTCGGGTCTGGTGATCGCCAACCCCCCCTACGGTGAGCGTATCGGTGACAAGCAGAAGCTGATCGGGCTCTACAGAGAGATCGGTACTCATCTGGGTGAGGCCTATAACGGCTGGAAGGGGGCGTTGCTGGTGGCAGACGATATGTTGCAGCACTCCATCTCCCTGAAGCCCACACGCAGCTATCCTCTACTGAACGGCACCATCGAGTGCCAGCTTCACTGCTACGGCTTTTTGAAACCGGGTAAGCAGGTGCAGGGTGGTGAGATGTTTGCCAACCGGCTGCGCAAGAATCTCAAACACCTATCACGCTGGGCGCGTAAAAACAGCGTGAGCTGTTACCGTCTCTACGATGCTGATCTACCTGAGTACGCCGTAGCAGTCGATCTCTACCAGGAGGCGGGTGACGGTTCGCAGTGGCTACATGTGCAGGAGTACGCGCCACCAAAGACGATCGACAAGCAGAAGGCTGAACAGCGTCTGTTCGAGGTGATGCAGGTGCTCTACGAGGTGATGGAGCTGCCGCCCGAGCGGGTGGTGTTGAAGGTGCGTGAGCGTGCCAAGGGCGGTTCTCAGTATGGCCGTCGCGATGAGAAGAAGAACTACATTGTGGTCGAAGAGTGTGGTGCGCAGTTCCGCGTGAATCTCACCGATTATCTTGATACCGGCCTCTTTCTCGATCATCGCATTACACGTGAAAAGGTGCGTGAGCTGGCCAGGGATAAACGTTTTCTCAATCTCTTTGCCTATACCGGTTCGGTCACTGTCTATGCAGCACAGGGCGGTGCTCGTTCAACGACCACCATCGATCTCTCCACGACCTATCTGGAGTGGGCCAAGCAGAACATGGCGCTGAACGGCTTTGCCGAGGGACCACACGCCTATGTGCGTGCTGATTGCAGTGAGTGGTTAGAGGATGCGCAAGGTGAATACGGCCTGATCTTCATCGATCCGCCCACCTTCTCCAATTCGAAACGGATGGAGGGGGTGTTCGATGTGCAGCGCGACCATGTGGCTCTGATTAAGCGTGCAGTAGGACTGCTCGAACCCGATGGTGTAGTGCTCTTCTCCAACAACCGTCGCGATTTCAAACTCGACAAGGAAGCGCTGGCTGACCTCAAGATTGAGGAGATTACCCGAGCCACCATTCCCGAGGATTTCAAACGCAATCAGAAAATCCACCACGCATGGTTGATGCGGCGCAGCTAA
- a CDS encoding Tex family protein yields the protein MNIAQNIAEELAVKQSQVDAAIALLDEGSTVPFIARYRKEATGGLDDIQLRRLEERLVYLRELEDRRAVVLKSIDEQEKLTPELKEAILAAETKTRLEDLYLPYKPKRRTKAQIAREAGLEPLADALMADASLDPQVVAAEYVDEEKGIADVAAALDGARQIVMERIAENADLIGELRDYVWAQGKLESRVADGQEEAGAKFADYFEYEEQLQKIPSHRALALFRGRNESVLRLQLKIEGQDDLEPGRSFGICDGMIARKYDITDEGRAGDGWLTETVRWAWRVKVSLHIELELMMQLKEQAEEEAIRVFGENLRDLLLAAPAGPRATIGLDPGLRTGVKVVVVDATGKLVDSATIYPHVPKNQWDQSIDILAKLAAKHKAELVSIGNGTASRETDKLAADLMKRHPELRLSKIMVSEAGASVYSASEFASREFPDLDVSLRGAVSIARRLQDPLAELVKVEPKAIGVGQYQHDVSQSRLARMLDSVVEDCVNAVGVDVNTASAPLLAQVAGLGQSLAANIVSYRDEHGAFTDRKALLKVSRLGAKAFEQSAGFLKVMNGENPLDASAVHPEAYPLVERIITSTGKGVGELIGDSRFLRSLAANDFTDEKFGEPTVRDIISELEKPGRDPRPEFKTAAFRDGVEKLSDLEPGMILEGVVTNVTNFGAFVDIGVHQDGLVHISVLSDKFVKDPREVVKAGDVVKVKVVEVDLKRKRIALSRRFDSDVKKGKGKPESRGGEQRQSRPNQPRGNRPHKQPKSRESAPMGAMAAAFANLKK from the coding sequence ATGAATATTGCCCAGAACATCGCCGAAGAGCTTGCCGTTAAACAGTCACAGGTCGATGCCGCCATCGCCCTGCTCGACGAGGGATCGACTGTTCCCTTTATTGCTCGTTATCGCAAGGAGGCGACCGGAGGGCTCGATGACATCCAGCTGCGTCGGCTCGAAGAGCGGCTGGTCTATCTACGTGAACTCGAGGATCGGCGTGCGGTGGTGCTGAAGAGTATTGATGAGCAGGAGAAGCTCACCCCCGAGCTGAAAGAGGCGATTCTCGCCGCCGAGACCAAGACCCGTCTTGAAGATCTCTACCTACCCTACAAGCCAAAACGCCGTACCAAGGCACAGATCGCCCGAGAGGCGGGTCTTGAGCCGCTGGCCGACGCGCTGATGGCAGATGCCAGCCTCGATCCACAGGTTGTGGCCGCTGAGTATGTCGATGAGGAGAAGGGGATCGCCGACGTGGCGGCGGCTCTCGATGGTGCGCGCCAGATCGTGATGGAGCGCATTGCTGAGAACGCTGATCTGATCGGAGAGCTGCGTGACTACGTCTGGGCGCAGGGCAAGCTCGAGTCGCGTGTTGCCGATGGGCAGGAGGAGGCGGGCGCCAAGTTTGCCGACTATTTCGAGTATGAGGAGCAGCTACAGAAGATCCCCTCACACCGTGCACTGGCGCTGTTCCGTGGTCGTAACGAGTCGGTACTGCGTCTGCAGCTGAAGATCGAGGGTCAGGATGACCTCGAGCCGGGCCGCAGCTTCGGCATCTGCGACGGCATGATTGCACGTAAATACGACATTACCGATGAGGGGCGGGCGGGTGATGGCTGGCTCACCGAGACGGTGCGCTGGGCGTGGCGGGTGAAGGTTTCGCTGCACATCGAGCTGGAGCTGATGATGCAGCTCAAAGAGCAGGCCGAGGAGGAGGCGATCCGCGTCTTCGGTGAAAATCTGCGTGATCTACTGCTTGCGGCGCCTGCCGGGCCGCGCGCCACCATCGGCCTCGATCCGGGGTTGCGTACCGGCGTCAAGGTGGTCGTGGTCGATGCCACCGGCAAGCTGGTCGATAGCGCCACCATCTATCCACATGTACCCAAAAACCAGTGGGATCAATCGATCGATATCCTCGCCAAACTCGCCGCCAAGCACAAAGCCGAGCTGGTCAGCATCGGCAACGGCACCGCATCACGTGAGACCGACAAGCTGGCGGCTGATCTGATGAAGCGCCACCCCGAGTTGAGACTGAGCAAGATTATGGTCAGCGAGGCGGGTGCCTCGGTCTACTCCGCCTCTGAGTTCGCATCGCGTGAGTTCCCCGATCTCGATGTCTCGCTGCGCGGTGCGGTCTCTATCGCCCGTCGCCTGCAGGATCCACTCGCCGAGCTGGTGAAGGTTGAGCCGAAGGCGATCGGTGTTGGTCAGTATCAGCACGATGTGAGCCAGAGCCGTCTGGCACGCATGCTCGATTCAGTGGTGGAGGATTGTGTAAACGCCGTCGGCGTCGATGTGAATACCGCCTCGGCACCGCTACTGGCGCAGGTGGCTGGACTCGGTCAGAGCCTCGCCGCCAATATCGTCAGCTACCGTGACGAGCACGGTGCCTTTACCGATCGTAAGGCGCTGCTCAAGGTCTCACGCCTTGGTGCTAAGGCATTCGAACAGTCAGCCGGTTTTCTCAAGGTGATGAATGGTGAGAATCCACTCGACGCCTCTGCCGTACACCCCGAGGCCTACCCGCTGGTCGAACGCATTATCACCTCGACCGGCAAGGGCGTAGGTGAGCTGATCGGTGATAGCCGCTTCCTGCGCTCACTGGCCGCCAATGACTTCACCGATGAGAAGTTCGGTGAGCCGACAGTACGCGACATCATTAGCGAACTGGAGAAGCCGGGCCGTGACCCACGCCCCGAGTTCAAGACCGCCGCTTTCCGTGACGGGGTCGAGAAGCTGAGCGACCTGGAACCGGGCATGATCCTCGAGGGTGTCGTCACCAACGTCACCAACTTTGGTGCCTTTGTCGACATCGGTGTTCATCAGGATGGTCTGGTCCACATCTCGGTGCTCTCCGACAAGTTCGTTAAGGATCCGCGCGAGGTGGTCAAGGCGGGCGATGTGGTCAAGGTGAAGGTGGTCGAGGTCGACCTGAAGCGCAAACGTATTGCGCTCTCACGCCGTTTCGATAGCGATGTGAAAAAAGGCAAAGGTAAACCCGAGTCTCGCGGTGGTGAGCAGCGTCAATCCCGCCCCAATCAGCCACGTGGAAACCGTCCGCACAAACAGCCGAAGAGTCGCGAGTCCGCCCCGATGGGTGCCATGGCTGCCGCCTTTGCTAACCTTAAGAAATGA
- a CDS encoding class I SAM-dependent methyltransferase, producing the protein MNTTTAATIALTATCGECEVRAAALAQQLNLPLVDNDELHSYELILFVTPERLELGETIHKAPKPIYVDFLGGSVGHRHRFGGGRGQPIAKAVGLKGGANPCVIDATAGLGRDAFLLASLGCHVTLIERSPIVAALLRDGLERAADDASVSEVIERMNLVEGDAAEVIRSLDEDNIPDVIYLDPMFPCRDKSALVKKEMRLFHHLIGPDQDSSALLEAALGKAKRRVVVKRPKSAAPLDGPKPSAEISSKTMRYDLYVTLTNKLSATQ; encoded by the coding sequence GTGAACACCACAACAGCCGCCACCATCGCACTGACCGCAACCTGCGGTGAGTGTGAGGTGCGTGCAGCCGCACTGGCACAACAGCTCAATCTCCCTCTTGTCGACAACGATGAGCTGCACAGCTATGAGCTGATACTGTTTGTCACACCCGAGCGTCTTGAGTTGGGTGAGACTATCCACAAGGCTCCCAAACCGATCTATGTCGATTTTCTCGGCGGCAGCGTTGGTCATCGTCACCGCTTTGGCGGCGGTCGTGGCCAACCAATCGCCAAGGCGGTTGGTCTCAAGGGTGGTGCCAATCCATGCGTAATCGATGCCACTGCCGGTTTGGGGCGCGACGCCTTTCTACTCGCCTCACTCGGCTGCCACGTCACGCTTATCGAACGCTCGCCCATCGTGGCTGCACTGCTGCGCGACGGGCTAGAACGTGCCGCCGATGATGCCAGCGTGAGTGAGGTAATCGAACGTATGAATTTGGTTGAAGGGGACGCCGCCGAGGTGATTCGCTCACTCGATGAAGATAACATTCCCGATGTCATCTACCTCGATCCAATGTTTCCCTGTCGCGACAAATCGGCGCTGGTAAAAAAAGAGATGCGCCTCTTCCATCACCTGATCGGTCCCGATCAGGACAGCAGCGCACTACTCGAAGCTGCCCTCGGAAAGGCGAAGCGTCGCGTGGTGGTCAAACGTCCCAAAAGTGCAGCACCGCTTGATGGACCAAAACCGAGCGCCGAGATCAGCAGCAAGACGATGCGTTACGATCTCTACGTGACACTGACCAACAAACTATCGGCCACTCAGTAG
- a CDS encoding zinc metallopeptidase yields the protein MNWHAICSTATNCSDVGVEETDKGDHYDPISRTVRLSKDNFSGRSLTAVAIAAHEVGHAIQHGSGYRLLMLRNRLVTIAAGAEQVGAAAIFIAPIIAAVTRTPASGGLILIFAISGLAVSTLVHLITLPVELDDSFKKALPILQAGEYLNPEDLPAARQILRAAAFTYVAGSLMGLINFWRWLAILRRRI from the coding sequence GTGAACTGGCACGCCATCTGCTCGACCGCTACAAATTGTAGTGATGTCGGCGTTGAGGAGACCGATAAGGGGGACCACTACGACCCAATCAGTCGTACAGTGAGACTGTCAAAAGATAATTTTTCGGGACGCTCTTTGACAGCGGTCGCCATCGCCGCCCATGAGGTAGGCCACGCCATCCAGCACGGCAGCGGCTACCGCCTGCTGATGCTACGCAACCGACTGGTCACCATTGCAGCAGGTGCCGAACAGGTTGGTGCTGCGGCGATCTTCATCGCACCCATCATCGCTGCCGTCACCCGTACCCCCGCCTCGGGCGGCCTGATCCTGATCTTTGCAATCAGCGGTCTGGCAGTCAGCACCCTGGTCCACCTGATCACCCTGCCGGTCGAGCTCGATGACAGCTTCAAAAAGGCGCTGCCAATTCTGCAGGCGGGAGAGTATCTCAATCCGGAAGATCTGCCAGCAGCACGCCAGATCCTGCGCGCCGCCGCCTTCACCTACGTGGCCGGTTCACTGATGGGTCTGATAAACTTCTGGCGCTGGCTGGCGATCCTGCGCCGCAGAATCTAG
- a CDS encoding GNAT family N-acetyltransferase, whose amino-acid sequence MHPPIQPSFRPVTPDDFAAVCELVGSPDELYMVQPGAKFPWTVRQVARLVDQRRTLTVMEHNDRVIGFADLYGIEPGSHAFIGNLVVAALYRNKGLGRLLIAEMLKAIYGELALPEARIAVFESNRAAHRLYQKLGFKQYGTELRNREGQQLTLINLRRVAD is encoded by the coding sequence ATGCACCCACCCATTCAACCCAGTTTCCGTCCCGTCACCCCAGATGATTTCGCTGCCGTCTGCGAGCTGGTAGGGAGTCCTGATGAGCTCTACATGGTGCAACCCGGTGCGAAATTCCCCTGGACAGTGAGACAGGTGGCGCGGCTCGTCGATCAACGCCGCACCCTGACGGTGATGGAGCATAACGACAGGGTGATCGGCTTCGCTGACCTCTACGGCATCGAACCGGGTAGCCACGCCTTTATCGGCAACCTGGTGGTTGCTGCGCTCTATCGCAACAAGGGTCTTGGACGGTTACTGATCGCCGAGATGTTGAAGGCTATCTACGGTGAGCTGGCACTACCTGAGGCGCGTATTGCGGTTTTTGAGTCGAACCGCGCCGCTCACCGTCTCTATCAGAAACTTGGCTTTAAGCAGTACGGCACCGAACTGCGTAACCGTGAGGGCCAGCAGTTGACGCTAATCAATCTGCGAAGAGTGGCCGACTAA